The window TGGATAACAATCCACCTGCGGAAGTACCGTATCACAGCACTGCTCCAGCCCTTCAACCAGAAACTCGCGAATTCTCTCCGACACAAGCAACGGAGTCTGCCAAAAGCTCTTTTCTACCCGCCAGGAGTTAATCAGTGTAATTCGCTTAATCCCTAATGTGGTCGCCGTGATCAGCGTTCGTTTCAAGACTTTTGGCCGTGGCAGCGCCAAGACCAGCTCGACACAACTGGGCGAAGGAGCGGGCTGGTCACAGCACACCTTCATCACCAGCTTTTGGTCGGTTAATTCAGTAATGGTGCCGGTACCAAGCTGCCCGTTCAATTGCCCGACCCGCAACCGGTCACCAACAGATGCCCGGTGAACCTGATCAACATGACAACGACGGCGCCCTGTCAGGCAAACCATATCGGGCTTGAAATAATCATCTTCAAACAACAGAATCAGGTTCATTACAGTCCTCTATGCATATCGAGATTCCATCGCTTCAAACGCTGCTCAACCCGACGCCGAACCTGGCTGTCCGATTCGAGCCTCTGCCGACTGCCGATCTGTGTTGCATCAACAACGAGCGTCTCTTTATGATAATAAACCACTTCTCTCCAAGGCACGTTGAAGCACTGCCATACAATCTGCTCAGGACAGCTCAAATCGGCGCTCTGATCCACCAGAACTACCATGGATGCACCCTTCATCAATTGATGGCCAAATAGGACGTCTCGGCCATTCTCGTTGCAATAATCTTTTATCTGAACAATCAGCGCATTGTGATATTCCGCTGTCTCAATCCATTTCACATCCGTCACCCATTCAAAGTCACGGGTCATCCGCCACTTGACATAGGGAAGCCGCGCACGTGCCAGGCAATAACTCTCAGCCGGAGGAGGACCAACCACGGTCACCGGACAGATCGCATCTTCACGCCCCCATATCTGGTCAACCGTCATAACCGGACACAAGACTGGCGTGGTGTAGGTCCCGCGGAAATTTCCATGAGGCCCATCCATTTTTGGATCATCGCGACCAACAACCCCCTCCAGCACCACCTCACAGTGGCTGGGCATCGGCAATCCATGCTCAGGACTGGCACAACAGGAGATCGCTTCGCCCTGCATCCAACCAGCAAAACCGATGGGATCGACATCTGTGTCAAGAGGCAACAACGCACTCAACAGCACTGCGGGGTCAATACCCATAACCACGACCATCGGCATCTCCTGTCCCGCCTGTTGATAGTCCCGATAAATCTGTTGAGTTCGCGACCCTGGAAGACAATGCACAGTTAATTGCCGTGGCCCCTGAAACTGTAGACGATACACTCCGCAGTGAATTGTCCCTTCCAATGCGCGAACAATGGCAACCGACAACGAAAGGTACGGACCTGCATCACCCGGCCAATAGCGCAACAAGGGCAGATCGTAGAGTGTCTCAACCTTTTTGAGATCAGAACACAACTGATCCTGCAGCAGGTACGCATAGTCGGATTGTGTGTTGAGCCATGCCGCCAGAGACAACGTGCCGGGAACAGCATCGGGGATAGCCGCCAACGCGTCGCAAAAACCATCCCGTGCCCCAGAAAAAACATCGTCTGATCCGCATGGAAAGAACAGGTTGGCGACAACAGAAAACCTTGAGCTGTCCAATTTCTGCAAGTGAATGGCAAAGGGGAAGGATTGGTGACTGAGCTGTCGGACAATTTCCGCAGCTTCAAGGTGACAATCTACCTGTTGATCAATGGTGTGCAGTTGATGGCGGCTTTTAAGCCAGGCAAGGTGTTGTCGAAAGTTCATAAAAAAAACCCCGGTTAAAGAACCGGGGCTTTTTGTTCATCATTACAGGATCGCCTGTCGCGCCAACGACATGATACCGCTGGGTACGATTCCCATGTAGAGAACCGCAATGACCGACAAGACAATGCAGATGGTCGCCCCGGGCTTAAGCTGAATCCAGGCGAAATCTTCCTCCGGATCCTTGAAGTACATGAATACCATAACCCGCAGGTAGTAGTATAGGGATACTGCCGAGTTAAGAACACCCAGTACCGCGAGCCAGACATACCCAGCATTCAAAGCACCGGCAAAGATATAGAACTTGCCACTGAAACCGGCAGACGGCGGAATCCCCATCAAGGAGAACAGACAGATGGATAACAGAACCGCCAGCAACGGACGCTTATAACCAAATCCTGCGACCCCCTGTAGCGTCAGGTTGTCTTCACCCTGCTTGCCAATCAGAACCAGAACAGCAAAAGCACCGATGTTCATAAACGTATAGGCCAGCATGTAGTAGAGAACACCGGAAATTCCGATTTCGTTGGCCGCAACCAGACCAACAAGAGCGTAACCAGCATGCGCAATGGACGAATAGGCCAGCATCCGCTTA of the Desulfuromonas acetoxidans DSM 684 genome contains:
- a CDS encoding 16S rRNA (uracil(1498)-N(3))-methyltransferase, producing MNLILLFEDDYFKPDMVCLTGRRRCHVDQVHRASVGDRLRVGQLNGQLGTGTITELTDQKLVMKVCCDQPAPSPSCVELVLALPRPKVLKRTLITATTLGIKRITLINSWRVEKSFWQTPLLVSERIREFLVEGLEQCCDTVLPQVDCYPLFKPYAEDVLPGQLVGKQGVVAHPHVEAPHTAPVSDRYVLAIGPEGGFIPYEVNLLLDQGMVPLVLGSRILKVEAAMTSAVARLSPF
- a CDS encoding UbiD family decarboxylase; this encodes MNFRQHLAWLKSRHQLHTIDQQVDCHLEAAEIVRQLSHQSFPFAIHLQKLDSSRFSVVANLFFPCGSDDVFSGARDGFCDALAAIPDAVPGTLSLAAWLNTQSDYAYLLQDQLCSDLKKVETLYDLPLLRYWPGDAGPYLSLSVAIVRALEGTIHCGVYRLQFQGPRQLTVHCLPGSRTQQIYRDYQQAGQEMPMVVVMGIDPAVLLSALLPLDTDVDPIGFAGWMQGEAISCCASPEHGLPMPSHCEVVLEGVVGRDDPKMDGPHGNFRGTYTTPVLCPVMTVDQIWGREDAICPVTVVGPPPAESYCLARARLPYVKWRMTRDFEWVTDVKWIETAEYHNALIVQIKDYCNENGRDVLFGHQLMKGASMVVLVDQSADLSCPEQIVWQCFNVPWREVVYYHKETLVVDATQIGSRQRLESDSQVRRRVEQRLKRWNLDMHRGL